One genomic segment of Balaenoptera musculus isolate JJ_BM4_2016_0621 chromosome 11, mBalMus1.pri.v3, whole genome shotgun sequence includes these proteins:
- the LOC118903216 gene encoding histone H3.1 → MARTKQTARKSTGGKAPRKQLATKAARKSAPATGGVKKPHRYRPGTVALREIRRYQKSTELLIRKLPFQRLVREIAQDFKTDLRFQSSAVMALQEACEAYLVGLFEDTNLCAIHAKRVTIMPKDIQLARRIRGERA, encoded by the coding sequence ATGGCTCGTACTAAGCAGACCGCTCGCAAGTCCACTGGCGGCAAAGCCCCGCGCAAACAGCTGGCCACCAAGGCGGCCCGGAAGAGCGCACCGGCCACGGGCGGCGTGAAGAAGCCGCACCGCTACCGGCCCGGCACGGTGGCGCTGCGCGAGATCCGCCGCTACCAGAAGTCCACGGAGCTGCTGATCCGCAAGCTGCCGTTCCAGCGGCTGGTGCGCGAGATCGCGCAGGACTTCAAGACCGACCTGCGCTTCCAGAGCTCGGCCGTGATGGCGCTGCAGGAGGCGTGCGAGGCCTACCTGGTGGGGCTCTTCGAGGACACCAACCTGTGTGCTATCCACGCCAAGCGAGTCACTATCATGCCCAAGGACATCCAGCTTGCGCGCCGCATCCGCGGGGAGAGGGCATAA
- the LOC118903219 gene encoding histone H2A type 1-B-like: MSGRGKQGGKVRSKAKTRSSRAGLQFPVGRVHRLLRRGNYSERVGAGAPVYLAAVLEYLTAEILELAGNAARDNKKTRIIPRHLQLAIRNDEELNKLLGRVTIAQGGVLPNIQAVLLPKKTESHHKAKGK; this comes from the coding sequence ATGTCTGGCCGTGGTAAACAGGGTGGTAAGGTTCGTTCTAAGGCTAAGACCCGCTCCTCGCGAGCTGGGCTCCAGTTCCCCGTAGGCCGAGTGCACCGCCTGCTCCGCAGGGGTAACTACTCCGAGCGTGTCGGCGCCGGGGCGCCGGTGTACCTGGCGGCGGTGCTGGAGTACCTGACGGCCGAGATCCTGGAGCTGGCGGGCAACGCGGCCCGCGACAACAAGAAGACGCGCATCATTCCGCGCCACCTGCAGCTGGCCATCCGCAACGACGAGGAGCTTAACAAGTTGCTGGGGCGCGTGACCATCGCTCAGGGCGGCGTCCTGCCCAACATCCAGGCGGTACTGCTCCCCAAGAAGACTGAGAGCCACCACAAGGCCAAGGGCAAATAA